A single region of the Fusarium keratoplasticum isolate Fu6.1 chromosome 7, whole genome shotgun sequence genome encodes:
- a CDS encoding Protein kinase domain-containing protein, giving the protein MNSFCAHGITDDALPIKALIKARDICEPPTEKGTATKCLHKTAWPCFESWECCEISDFQKSQWVFCAPVFMESDSLLELEESHVLPFTSVDEIGTGGHFGTVSRAKIHPDHYRGYASSNKDESGQVYVALKHMRDLRERGYNVQTAWASEAGALDQINQLHNKHLIRRTGAFRTGKNYYIMFEWADGGTLRDVWGRQNVDHTTLNGTRIMQVLEQLHGLAEALSKLHNTVNTKQLNGDTPGPLPRSETILTPPSLNVPKVKLQVDSDNSDNTGEEHWRHGDLKPDNILLFKDATSPWLGTLKIADLGLAKQHAFATSQRVDPTGQKFSTTHYEAPEVIIKRYEPRSRLYDIWSMGCIIFEFVIWLLYGYPGLQRFYGEKPPTSRDTLYFTVNSREDHAQVSDIVTKWMEYMLRFDPECNGESGTVIGDLIKLVKDNLLVVSLPGQMGQGRTRQGADFLEKSLRDIMNKAVTNRGGTYLFTRSSRKAAQALKEMSSLSTGSGGQAVALKSPNLFDNVWEFQDDNSFATSFLRKQDTQLSRPFPPQSAVLCERCARLSLLTDIVLMNDTFATIKKLSEKCHLHRLILDGLKGYHETSLIEVRRVGGTLKLNGESMSGLSICRGLAENTRLHTATNSLAKIQIGLPQLPEVNSFPFYDLILHWIQDCDSNHPECRPLNHDPECLPTRLLDVSPSGSLDNDSLVHLLVTRRDLDTSHDLRYIALSHPWGDTLQNDHFCTTPENFHQRLISGIPFDQLPLTFKNAVKVTRSLNIRYLWIDSLCIVQGDGGDFDTEAKNMETTFSSAYCVIAASRASGTSSGFLGERQARKFVRFDEATGSPHYVCKAIDDFQHDVIEGDLNKRGWVLQERALARRTIYFTENQTYWECGKGIRCETLARMTNTKVAFLGDPNFPNLSIQSTKGTRIRFYEELYEGYSRLEFTKAYDRPIAIAGLEQRLVNAFETHGGYGVFQGGFFGRSLLWIRDTRFTDKLKKIDFPSSQKYAVPTWSWMAYQGAITFMNVPFDEVDWEEGKDAIKSPWTWSDSSSSSTTWHTGNSNENIDLTAYARDLISPGSPEKGIVYDQGRTGLTDGRLKCVVVGKEKVRDEKTDMALLRHYYVLVVVPRRGRETGLATRTIRERITAYRKLTEDIQQLLDLYYHQATSFATLDRFTEQIASLVNFYASSPRSSGVTATTTSTTTIGNKSRYTYSSLAGKNHIRLLILCPTSTPDAPLRGYLLPIHVGSVKPSYAALSYCWNDCIYSSLVDGELCIFLEDLPSLPKGDHHGRPLPAKPLPITPNLVNALRAIRDGVSHIAIWVDQICINQADIDERFSQVALMGRIYTNARYVRIWIGDDTQDRSVDKAFDLARHLGSFGSRLHKEFAPSHGVGDYDVDVQTCRKYGIPLLQEAMSEYATLVSLICRPWFSRSWIVQEVALNESIKVSCGSSEIAFIPL; this is encoded by the exons ATGAACAGCTTCTGCGCCCATGGGATCACTGATGATGCGTTGCCCATCAAAGCCCTGATCAAGGCACGAGACATTTGCGAGCCCCCAACGGAGAAAGGGACGGCAACAAAGTGTCTCCATAAGACGGCGTGGCCCTGTTTCGAGTCATGGGAATGTTGCGAGATCTCGGATTTTCAAAAAAGCCAATGGGTGTTCTGTGCTCCAGTCTTCATGGAGAGTGACTCGCTGCTGGAATTGGAGGAAAGCCACGTGCTACCTTTCACATCAGTGGACGAGATTGGCACCGGAGGTCATTTCGGTACAGTCTCCAGGGCCAAAATCCACCCTGACCATTACCGGGGCTATGCATCCTCAAACAAG GACGAAAGTGGGCAAGTCTACGTTGCTTTGAAGCACATGAGAGACCTAAGGGAGCGAGGGTACAATGTCCAAACTGCATGGGCCAGCGAAGCGGGAGCCCTCGATCAAATCAACCAACTCCACAACAAACACCTGATCCGCCGCACAGGAGCTTTCAGGACGGGCAAGAATTACTACATCATGTTTGAGTGGGCTGATGGCGGCACCCTTCGAGATGTTTGGGGGAGACAAAACGTTGACCATACCACCTTAAACGGCACTCGCATCATGCAGGTCTTGGAGCAGCTCCATGGCCTAGCCGAGGCACTTTCGAAACTCCACAACACAGTCAACACCAAACAGCTCAATGGAGACACCCCAGGCCCTCTCCCCAGATCCGAGACCATTCTGACACCTCCCTCTCTGAACGTGCCCAAGGTGAAGCTTCAAGTTGACAGCGACAACAGCGACAACACCGGCGAGGAGCACTGGAGGCACGGAGACTTGAAGCCAGACAACATCCTACTCTTCAAAGACGCCACCTCTCCATGGCTGGGAACTCTCAAGATTGCAGACCTGGGCTTGGCAAAGCAGCATGCATTCGCCACGTCCCAGCGAGTGGACCCAACCGGACAGAAGTTCTCAACAACCCACTACGAGGCCCCTgaggtcatcatcaagcgATACGAACCACGATCTCGACTCTATGACATTTGGTCCATGGGTTGCATCATCTTCGAGTTCGTTATCTGGCTTCTCTATGGCTATCCTGGGTTACAGAGATTCTACGGAGAGAAGCCGCCGACAAGCAGGGATACACTGTACTTCACGGTAAACTCAAGAGAGGATCACGCGCAAGTCAGCGACATTGTTACGAAATGGATGGAGTATATGCTACGATTTGACCCAGAGTGCAACGGCGAGTCTGGTACTGTCATTGGGGATCTCATCAAACTAGTCAAAGACAACCTTCTCGTGGTGTCCCTCCCGGGACAGATGGGCCAGGGAAGAACTCGCCAGGGCGCAGACTTTTTGGAAAAAAGCCTGAGGGACATCATGAACAAAGCAGTGACTAACCGCGGAGGAACCTATCTCTTTACTCGGTCGAGCCGGAAAGCGGCACAAGCACTGAAAGAGATGAGTTCTCTTTCGACGGGTTCTGGGGGACAAGCTGTGGCCTTGAAGAGCCCAAATCTG TTTGATAACGTTTGGGAATTTCAAGATGACAACTCGTTTGCAACTAGCTTCCTTCGCAAACAAGACACTCAACTTTCGAGACCTTTCCCTCCTCAGTCGGCTGTACTGTGCGAGCGCTGTGCGCGCCTGAGTCTCTTGACTGACATTGTTCTAATGAATGACACATTTGCCACGATCAAGAAGCTATCCGAAAAGTGTCACCTCCACCGCCTGATTCTTGATGGCTTGAAGGGATACCATGAAACCAGCCTGATCGAGGTTCGCCGTGTTGGTGGTACTCTGAAGCTTAACGGAGAGTCAATGTCAGGCCTATCGATCTGCAGAGGCCTAG CCGAAAACACGAGGCTGCATACAGCCACTAATTCCCTTGCCAAGATCCAGATCGGTCTGCCTCAACTCCCCGAAGTGAACAGTTTCCCATTCTACGATTTGATCTTGCACTGGATCCAGGACTGTGATTCAAATCACCCGGAGTGCCGCCCACTGAATCACGACCCAGAGTGTTTGCCGACTCGACTACTAGATGTCAGCCCCAGTGGAAGCCTGGATAATGACTCATTGGTGCATTTACTTGTAACCAGAAGAGATCTGGATACAAGTCACGACTTACGCTACATCGCACTCTCTCATCCATGGGGAGATACCCTACAAAATGACCACTTCTGCACAACCCCTGAAAACTTTCACCAACGGCTCATCAGCGGCATTCCTTTTGATCAACTTCCCCTCACTTTCAAAAATGCAGTGAAGGTTACTCGCTCGCTCAATATCAGGTACCTGTGGATCGACTCACTTTGCATCGTCCaaggcgatggcggcgattTTGacaccgaggccaagaacatGGAAACCACCTTCAGCTCAGCCTATTGCGTGATAGCCGCCAGCCGCGCTTCGGGAACATCGAGTGGGTTTCTGGGAGAGAGACAAGCGCGGAAATTCGTCAGATTTGACGAGGCGACGGGTAGTCCACACTACGTCTGTAAAGCCATCGATGACTTCCAGCATGATGTGATCGAAGGGGATCTCAACAAACGGGGATGGGTCCTCCAAGAGCGCGCCCTAGCTCGACGAACAATCTACTTTACCGAGAACCAGACATACTGGGAGTGCGGGAAAGGTATTCGGTGCGAGACTCTCGCTCGCATGACAAA CACTAAAGTCGCGTTTCTGGGTGACCCGAATTTCCCTAATTTGTCCATTCAGTCTACCAAAGGAACGAGGATTCGCTTTTACGAGGAACTCTACGAGGGATACTCAAGACTTGAATTCACCAAAGCCTACGACAGGCCCATTGCCATTGCCGGCCTTGAACAGCGACTCGTCAACGCTTTTGAAACCCATGGAGGCTATGGCGTCTTCCAGGGGGGATTTTTCGGGAGAAGCCTGCTGTGGATTCGTGACACCAGGTTCAcggacaagctcaagaagattgaCTTCCCTTCGAGCCAGAAATATGCCGTCCCAACGTGGTCGTGGATGGCGTATCAAGGAGCTATAACTTTCATGAATGTTCCTTTCGATGAGGTTGATTGGGAGGAGGGAAAGGATGCGATCAAGTCACCGTGGACGTGGAGTGATTCATCATCGAGCTCAACCACATGGCACACTGGGAACTCGAATGAGAACATCGACCTAACGGCCTACGCAAGAGATTTAATAAGCCCAGGGTCACCTGAGAAGGGAATCGTCTACGACCAAGGACGTACGGGTCTTACTGACGGCAGACTCAAATGTGTGGTTGTTGGAAAGGAAAAGGTACGGGATGAGAAGACGGATATGGCACTTTTGCGGCACTACTACGTCTTGGTAGTGGTTCCAAGGAGAGGCCGGGAGACCGG TTTGGCGACGCGGACGATCCGGGAACGAATCACTGCCTACCGAAAACTCACAGAAGACATCCAACAGCTCCTGGATCTGTATTATCATCAGGCTACCTCCTTTGCAACCCTGGACCGTTTCACGGAACAGATTGCCTCCCTTGTGAATTTCTACGcctcaagcccaaggtcaTCTGGCGTCACAGCAACAACGAcgtccaccaccaccatcggCAACAAGTCTCGATACACTTATTCGTCTCTGGCCGGGAAGAACCACATTCGTCTGTTAATCCTATGTCCCACTTCCACGCCGGACGCACCCCTACGCGGATACCTGTTGCCCATCCACGTGGGCAGTGTGAAACCCTCTTACGCGGCCTTGTCCTACTGTTGGAATGATTGCATATACTCGTCTCTTGTAGATGGAGAGCTGTGTATTTTCCTTGAGGACCTCCCATCCTTACCAAAAGGGGACCATCATGGAAGACCCCTCCCAGCAAAACCTCTGCCAATCACACCCAACCTTGTCAACGCCCTCCGAGCTATTCGGGACGGCGTCTCTCACATTGCGATTTGGGTGGACCAGATCTGTATCAACCAGGCCGATATTGACGAACGGTTTTCTCAGGTGGCGCTGATGGGCCGTATCTATACAAATGCCCGCTACGTACGGATCTGGATTGGAGACGACACACAGGATAGGAGCGTTGACAAGGCTTTTGACCTTGCCCGACACCTGGGATCGTTCGGCTCGCGCCTTCACAAGGAGTTTGCCCCCTCTCACGGGGTTGGCGACTACGACGTAGATGTTCAGACCTGCCGCAAGTACGGGATTCCCTTGCTGCAAGAGGCCATGAGCGAATATGCCACCTTGGTGTCCTTGATCTGCCGTCCCTGGTTCTCCAGATCGTGGATTGTGCAAGAAGTGGCCCTCAACGAAAGCATCAAAGTGTCGTGCGGCTCTTCCGAGATCGCCTTTATCCCCCTCTAG
- a CDS encoding GMC-oxred-C domain-containing protein: protein MNTESLPDYLTIPGKTIPSFHCRVGRNHNDRQPLPANTYGYPVPGVQAPTPTSVMALDYFASDQTWGNILAHGDFDYIVVGSGFTALAFIQKALDLNKHAKILCLERGGFWLPSHFQNLPIPFKMVLGGPSETFPWTLSRKTFETKELKFCHGSCPFFGGRSTFWSAWSPRPSLDLMRDFPDDMKKTAGQEKFWKEAKELLNVTSADQIDDGVFGSLQTAIDAILKDSVGKIPTADYVESAPLAVGRRSPTSRLRFNKFSVPGPLLGILERQRQLAKTNGGAPLEIMVDCAAKSMVKGDDDNFVRVVETSKGTLSWTGNKTRIILCAGAIPNATMLLNSFESCRDTVGKRLTGHYVTHISARCPVKNIKGWKKEDTLKIAAAYLAGKDPKSGLQYHVSVTALNSPDPKNDAEDAARECPDYAAAATLDQLTGSEDYVVFVCSALGEFSEKNTKNHVTLNKGTDPTCNVTLQYTLTDEDYACWDVMDTATYDTIKEMSGGDEHESSIDWWDETTHGWIKTKPAVDTIRIPGIVHESSTCFMGPKEIGGSLDKLYRPHGIENVHVTGAALFPTAGSWNPTMTMCGYAQDLAHKLHEMKPQRTCEGNDHVAG, encoded by the exons ATGAACACTGAAAGCCTCCCAGACTACCTAACCATTCCAGGGAAAACGATCCCTAGCTTTCACTGCCGCGTTGGTAGAAATCACAATGATCGTCAGCCTCTGCCAGCCAACACCTACGGGTACCCTGTGCCTGGCGTGCAGGCACCTACTCCTACGTCGGTCATGGCCCTTGACTACTTCGCGAG TGACCAGACTTGGGGGAATATCCTGGCCCATGGAGACTTTGATTACATCGTTGTCGGTTCAGGCTTTACTGCTCTCGCATTCATTCAGAAGGCCCTCGACCTCAACAAGCATGCCAAGATTCTTTGCTTAGAGCGTGGAG GTTTTTGGCTTCCTTCCCACTTCCAGAACCTACCCATTCCTTTCAAAATGGTTCTGGGAGGGCCTTCTGAGACATTCCCCTGGACCCTCTCACGCAAGACCTTTGAAACAAAGGAGCTCAAGTTTTGCCACGGCTCTTGCCCATTTTTCGGTGGCCGATCCACGTTTTGGTCCGCCTGGAGCCCAAGGCCGAGTCTAGACCTCATGCGCGACTTTCCCGACGACATGAAAAAGACTGCTGGACAAGAGAAGTTCTGGAAAGAGGCTAAAGAACTTTTGAATGTCACATCCGCAGATCAGATCGACGATGGCGTCTTTGGAAGCCTACAGACTGCCATTGATGCCATTCTCAAAGACTCGGTTGGCAAAATTCCTACTGCGGACTATGTTGAGTCAGCCCCACTTGCTGTCGGCCGACGCAGCCCAACTTCTCGTCTGCGATTTAACAAGTTTTCTGTCCCTGGgcctcttcttggcatcttggAACGACAGAGGCAACTGGCCAAAACTAACGGGGGAGCGCCTTTAGAAATCATGGTTGACTGTGCAGCGAAAAGCATGGTCAAAGGCGACGACGATAATTTTGTCCGCGTTGTCGAAACCAGCAAGGGTACTTTGTCGTGGACTGGTAACAAGACCAGGATCATCCTCTGCGCTGGAGCCATTCCCAACGCCACCATGTTGCTGAATTCTTTCGAGAGTTGCCGTGACACCGTCGGTAAGAGGCTTACCGGCCACTACGTGACCCATATCTCAGCAAGATGCCCTGTGAAGAACATCAAgggctggaagaaggaagacaCGCTCAAAATCGCTGCTGCATATCTGGCTGGCAAGGATCCTAAGAGTGGCCTACAGTATCACGTCTCCGTCACGGCGCTGAATAGTCCCGACCCGAAAAACGATGCAGAGGACGCGGCTCGCGAATGCCCAGATTATGCTGCTGCGGCGACCCTTGATCAACTTACTGGCTCTGAGGACTATGTTGTGTTTG TCTGCTCGGCTCTTGGGGAGTTCAGTGAGAAGAACACCAAGAATCATGTCACTCTCAACAAAGGCACTGACCCGACTTGCAACGTCACCCTGCAATACACCTTGACCGACGAGGATTATGCCTGTTGGGACGTGATGGACACGGCAACCTACGATACTATCAAAGAAATGTCAGGCGGCGATGAACACGAGTCGAGTATCGACTGGTGGGATGAGACAACTCATGGCTGGATTAAGACGAAACCAGCAGTCGACACTATTCGAATCCCTGGTATTGTTCATGAGTCAAGCACTTGTTTTATGGGACCCAAGGAAATTGGTGGTTCCTTGGATAAGCTTTATCGTCCTCATGGGATTGAGAATGTTCATGTCACTGGAGCTGCCCTTTTTCCAACTGCGGGTAGTTGGAATCCCACGATGACCATGTGTGGATATGCTCAAGACTTGGCTCACAAGCTGCATGAAATGAAGCCTCAGAGAACGTGTGAAGGGAATGATCACGTCGCGGGGTGA
- a CDS encoding FAD-binding PCMH-type domain-containing protein, whose translation MTWHAQLALVLALVCLVTASCSGKSDACSFNPIPLRQFNPLNFHSDTCNLKWKLGCTKKAANGGLEQKPPPYSLCTARDWPLGLLPVDGYTLALQDNGFAPGSDGFAPDSAGVTLHGLWPGSRAGSGGNNQPYGCLNGEEFDEKILTTFSGLLTYFWPTNPQFNNTMQCFILSEWMKHGTCAVIAGSNGKAFRLSQEAYFRTAFVMANEVNANAALRDQLQVQKLKPLKELQPIINTRCVQCAYLATVGWTGTDVASVPRMSGDCIDQCFTCGKHWDICPPAELDSTVELDPSNAPLESDSSSNSIGNASFALLEFAMPALTNSDNISPWEGTWRSFGAEQLGSGKFEFAQTFTDNVLTVTTDSPYPQTCTYERRGPGELALRCGGAKPHQEGCLVQRLPDIGGLEAAFLACNHTGEPAPASFYAAMDLLGCGNFLMFRCKASAAGCAFSPDAISAAGSKASKPKSESKPSPVSHSQPGIAGAPPALLGSWRSLQVSSHYQEGLAQWNFTADGQASMHWPNYLDRGVQRYSVSHSHEDPSLVLLASASGTITTCRFQFQYQPVYSYAVLDCGAPNQPAGDSENTQNTQWAMGRCNPCNAHCRYSCGPENDFCGAGSCDPAESVQAESAGALPSPPQNAYEALKDGHDWCTPQDSSCWPTKTAIHELEQALDPTVPRLGVRWSSYPEPQPAPVPTGSINNQSFYGLGNAPGGLRALYHYEDIAEMQRPCFNLADGPNVWNIASDMCKAALHQNEYRNWNPFIVVFPLNERHVAAALTFAARHRLCIATAGTGHEYNSRNSCPTGGILIRTILLKDKAFMPTWGEDPALAPAGAFRFGAGSIFAEMHAFSAKHARAIASGWCSTVGMVGFHLGGGHGPFAPSMGLGVDNLLEIEVLQVGRDAHSLPVVHKKIASRHHNPQLFWAMRGGGGGVWGVILSMTIRAHAVPDGGLSRVFMSQNGTFCPDSREFGYEWVRDMWTRFTAWQLRLNQKVSTQPSFFINATQYKTGGLCAVTWQFNFEYFYAGGQAEQDYLLFRDGLKDVLQTKTVQEHNFKSAYEYLLSMPADKFLLAVTNPLPAPHPPSDKATGSQNSVFVSREAMETKFASTMMDVLDICVASLKNPDPDSPSPDGYRCGFHYLYTSLTGNLGSSQPGDTAISPGFRSALMLWNARTLTTQQSKDTVYKLGPNSYFSESSYVMHNWTSRYWGKKAYEQLLAVKKAHDPGNHFWCHHCIGDNPDDAYGQPLGATADSVERDEL comes from the coding sequence ATGACTTGGCATGCCCAACTTGCGCTGGTGCTGGCCCTGGTCTGCCTAGTGACTGCCTCGTGCTCCGGCAAGTCAGACGCCTGCTCCTTCAACCCGATCCCGCTGCGGCAGTTCAACCCGCTCAACTTCCACTCCGATACATGCAACCTCAAGTGGAAGCTCGGCTgcaccaagaaggccgcgAATGGCGGGCTAGAGCAGAAGCCGCCGCCTTACTCGCTGTGCACTGCGAGGGACTGGCCGCTCGGGCTGCTGCCCGTCGACGGCTACACACTGGCGCTGCAGGACAATGGCTTCGCCCCAGGCTCAGACGGCTTCGCCCCGGACTCGGCCGGCGTCACGCTGCACGGCCTGTGGCCTGGGTCGCGGGCCGGCAGTGGCGGGAACAACCAGCCCTACGGCTGCCTGAATGGCGAGGAGTTCGACGAGAAGATCCTCACGACCTTTAGTGGCCTGTTGACCTACTTCTGGCCGACAAACCCACAGTTCAACAACACGATGCAATGCTTCATCCTGTCCGAGTGGATGAAGCACGGCACCTGCGCAGTAATCGCCGGCAGTAATGGTAAAGCGTTCCGGCTGTCGCAGGAGGCTTACTTCCGCACGGCGTTTGTGATGGCCAATGAGGTTAACGCAAACGCCGCGCTGCGGGACCAGCTGCAGGTACAGAAGCTGAAACCGCTGAAGGAACTGCAGCCGATCATCAACACCCGCTGCGTGCAGTGCGCGTATCTGGCAACGGTTGGCTGGACAGGCACGGATGTGGCGAGCGTGCCGCGCATGTCGGGCGACTGCATTGACCAGTGCTTTACGTGCGGCAAGCACTGGGACATATGCCCGCCGGCGGAGCTGGATAGCACCGTGGAGTTGGACCCCAGCAACGCGCCGCTGGAGAGTGACAGTAGCAGTAATAGCATTGGAAATGCAAGCTTTGCGCTGCTGGAATTTGCGATGCCGGCCCTTACAAACAGCGACAACATCTCCCCCTGGGAGGGCACCTGGCGCTCGTTTGGCGCAGAGCAGCTCGGGTCCGGCAAGTTCGAGTTCGCGCAGACCTTCACTGATAACGTCCTGACCGTTACCACTGACAGCCCATACCCCCAGACATGCACCTATGAGCGGCGCGGCCCCGGGGAGCTGGCACTGCGATGCGGCGGCGCCAAGCCCCACCAAGAGGGCTGCCTGGTGCAGCGGCTACCAGATATTGGCGGGCTCGAGGCGGCCTTTCTGGCGTGCAACCACACTGGggagccggcgccggcgagCTTCTACGCCGCTATGGACTTGCTTGGGTGCGGCAACTTTCTTATGTTCCGCTGCAAGGCATCGGCAGCGGGCTGTGCCTTTTCTCCGGATGCCATCTCGGCGGCCGGCAGCAAGGcgtccaagcccaagtctgaGTCCAAGCCTAGCCCTGTGAGCCACTCCCAGCCAGGCATTGCCGGAGCACCCCCCGCGCTGCTGGGCTCGTGGCGCTCGCTCCAGGTATCTAGCCACTATCAAGAGGGCCTCGCGCAATGGAACTTTACTGCCGACGGCCAGGCGTCGATGCACTGGCCAAACTACCTCGACCGCGGCGTGCAGCGTTACTCAGTCTCGCACTCCCATGAGGATCCCAGTCTAGTGCTCctcgccagcgccagcggcaccatcaccacctgtCGCTTCCAGTTCCAGTACCAGCCAGTATACTCATACGCCGTGCTCGACTGCGGAGCGCCAAACCAGCCGGCAGGAGACAGCGAAAACACGCAAAATACGCAATGGGCCATGGGCCGGTGCAACCCGTGCAATGCCCACTGCCGCTACTCGTGCGGCCCCGAGAACGACTTCTGCGGCGCCGGCTCGTGTGACCCGGCCGAGTCGGTGCAAGCAGAATCCGCCGGCGCCctgccctcgccgcctcAGAATGCGTACGAAGCACTCAAAGACGGCCATGACTGGTGCACGCCCCAAGACTCTAGCTGCTGGCCCACCAAGACGGCTATCCacgagctggagcaggcgCTGGACCCCACAGTGCCCCGGCTCGGCGTCCGGTGGAGCAGCTACCCGGAGCCGCAGCCGGCGCCGGTACCAACGGGCTCCATTAACAATCAGTCCTTCTACGGCCTGGGTAACGCGCCCGGGGGCCTCAGGGCGCTATACCACTACGAGGACATCGCCGAGATGCAGCGCCCATGCTTCAACCTGGCCGACGGCCCTAACGTGTGGAACATCGCGTCGGATATGTGCAAGGCAGCGCTGCACCAAAACGAGTACCGCAATTGGAACCCCTTCATCGTTGTCTTCCCGCTTAACGAGCGCCATGTGGCCGCCGCCCTCACATTTGCCGCGCGGCACCGCCTGTGTATCGCCACTGCCGGTACCGGCCACGAGTATAACAGCCGCAACTCATGCCCGACTGGCGGCATCCTTATCCGCACAATCctgctcaaggacaaggcctTTATGCCCACCTGGGGCGAGGACCCGGCCCTGGCCCCCGCCGGCGCATTCCGCTTTGGCGCTGGCTCCATCTTCGCCGAGATGCAcgccttctcagccaagCACGCCCGTGCCATTGCATCGGGCTGGTGCTCCACCGTCGGCATGGTCGGCTTccatctcggcggcggccacGGGCCCTTTGCGCCGTCTATGGGCCTCGGCGTTGATAACTTGCTGGAGATTGAAGTTCTGCAGGTCGGCCGTGACGCACATAGCCTGCCCGTCGTCCATAAGAAGATCGCCAGTCGCCACCATAATCCGCAGCTCTTCTGGGCCATgcgcggcggcggcggcggcgtctgGGGCGTTATTCTCTCTATGACGATCCGCGCCCACGCCGTGCCAGACGGAGGCCTCAGCCGCGTCTTCATGTCTCAGAACGGCACTTTTTGCCCAGACTCGCGGGAGTTTGGCTATGAGTGGGTGCGTGACATGTGGACTCGCTTCACCGCGTGGCAGCTGAGGCTCAACCAGAAGGTCAGCACGCAGCCCTCCTTCTTTATCAACGCCACCCAGTACAAGACGGGTGGCCTCTGCGCAGTCACTTGGCAGTTCAACTTTGAGTACTTCTACGCCGGCGGTCAGGCAGAGCAGGACTACCTTCTCTTCCGCGACGGCCTCAAGGACGTGCTGCAGACAAAGACCGTGCAGGAGCATAACTTCAAGTCGGCCTATGAGTACCTCCTCTCGATGCCCGCCGACAAGTTTCTACTCGCCGTCACGAACCCGCTGCCGGCGCCGCACCCGCCCTCCGACAAGGCCACTGGCTCTcagaactcggtctttgtCTCGCgagaggccatggagacaAAGTTCGCCTCGACCATGATGGACGTGCTGGATATCTGCGTGGCGTCCCTGAAGAATCCTGACCCGGACTCGCCGAGTCCAGACGGCTATCGCTGCGGCTTCCACTACCTCTACACGTCGCTGACGGGCAATCTGGGGAGCTCGCAGCCGGGCGACACGGCCATCTCGCCGGGCTTCCGCTCGGCGCTCATGCTGTGGAATGCGCGGACCTTGACGACGCAGCAGTCGAAGGACACGGTGTATAAGCTTGGTCCGAACAGCTATTTCTCTGAGAGTTCGTATGTGATGCACAACTGGACGTCGAGGTACTGGGGGAAGAAGGCGTACGAGCAGTTGCTGGCTGTGAAGAAGGCGCACGACCCGGGGAATCATTTCTGGTGCCATCATTGTATTGGGGATAATCCGGATGATGCGTATGGGCAGCCGCTGGGTGCTACAGCTGATTCTGTTGAGAGAGATGAGTTGTAG